Part of the Plasmodium falciparum 3D7 genome assembly, chromosome: 10 genome, atacataatatcaTTCAGCATAATGTTTAATATGTCATCCTTATGTAAAGTATTAACAAGTCTTAACAAAATGgagtataaaatattacacaAATATTTGACTTCaaaatgttcatattttttatatacatgtttTTTCATTACATCGAGATAAAATTGATAATTCAAATTTAACGTTGAGATGCTTAGCAGAATGGTGGTTAACACACCTTTAtccttcaaaaaaaaaaaaaatatatatatatatataataagggatatatatatatatataaagaataatacTAAAAAGGCATATTgcatatatttcttaatatGTTTGAAAAAGGAAACAGTGTTatctttatgtatatataaaatttgaaattcatttttgaaattacaacaaaaaaaatatttactcacaccaataaataaataaatgaataaataaataaataaataaataaataaatatatatatatatatatatatatatatatattacatatgtaCGTCTATTTTTGTACTCGTTTCATAATTGAGCTTTTACCTGATCAATGTATGGTAAAAAGTATTGAGAAATTGTTTTAGATATGTTGTCCACCGTCtcaatatgattataattatatttattaaatatatatagtatcaTAGATAAATCAAATAAAGAGAATTGATcagtttctttttttatataatactgAGTAAAAAAAGTCAACACATTAATATCTAAAGATGATAATTTATGAAGATCAATTAATATTTGCGTTAACATACGAGAATCAATTTTTggttttttattcataataattttaataaaattattatataaagaatattttgtaaattttaatttacaaaatatatgtataatggtatatatttcttcaatagtatattcatttatatacttttttaataaattacttatattatttaaaatgtttttttcttttaaatctACTATTTGAATATTCTTTATTACATACAGTAATTTCTCTTTATTCATAACCTCCTCTACATCAAAAATGGGAGCGGTATGTAGTGATATTTTCCGTTCACCCTCTTCATTCATATAtctctttatattataagtaCAACTATATCTTCTTTTACATTTTGTAAGGgggtaaataatatatctccTACTTACTATATTAGTAATTGTGAAactcatattttcatttttatgttattacaTAATTGTACATTTTGAGCAATTAAGAAAATAGAAATGGAACAGCACAtctattaaaaatgatacaacatatataaatatattatatattatatatattttatttatttatgaacggttcataatttttttaatttttttgtttatttttattatttattttttttttttttttatgaacggttcataatttttattatattttttttttttttttttttttttttttttttttttagctatatatgtgtataagaTAAAGAAAGCTACCACATTTATTATGATCAgttgataaaaaataaaaaataaaaaataatagtaatatatatatatatatatatatatatatatatatatatatatatatatatatatatgtatgtatatatatatgtgtgtaaaTTTTATTCTTTCCCCTTATGGAAAGAATAACAGTGAAACATGTATACACAAGAATTAACATTATTAAAGattatagttatatataattgtataatGATTATGTTCTTATTCTTAATGATACTGATTTGAGGATTTATAATaaagcatatatattatttggttCGATTTGTTGttcttcttcttattattattattttattatttttctttttctttcttcttatattatattattttattttattccaTTTTTATGATAAGGAATATTTTAAGAGTCCAGAGTGTGAGGAATGATGGTTGGTTTGTTTTGAAGTGCAGAAGAATCCGAAGGGTACATAATAAATCAGGAGGTGATGAAAAAAGTGTTGTGGTTAATAAATTGTTAGAGAAGTATAAAACTTTAAGGCATGAtgataaaatgaaattaataaatagtcatttagtaaatataaaagagaaggatgtaaatgatataatatatactttttgtAAGAAAAAAGAGGAAGAGAAAGAAGTTgaagatgaatatataaaaaggaaaagattaaaattattgaaaGTGCGAAGACCTGCTTAtttacaacaaaaaaaaataaagaaaagagTTCATAACGATTTCACCATACCAAatgaatatgaagaaaaaatgtgtatagaaaaagaaaaggaattaaaagatattgaaaaatatacattaattgaagatatgtataaatcatatatatatagtatagcatttattttattaaataatcaaTATAAAACGAAACATTgtataacaaataattttGTGCATGTAATGATTAATACTATAAGAAATGAGATTTTACAAAAAGTAAGACCAACCttaataaatgaatttagtatatataagaatccatatatgttattaaaaaatgcaatgtttaattttatattacatcAATATGTGAAAAATCCTTATGAGGAATCTTTAATCGAAacttatataaacaaaaagatatatatgaacattttaaaaataaatagcgCAAGGGTACCTGTGGAGGTATACGAACCATTAGTAGCGTTCAGAGGAGatgttaattataattatgatttaGAGGAAAAATTTAATGATATGATAGATATTTctcaaaatataataaatattcttacaaagaaaaatatagatgataaacaaaaggaaaataatcaaaatgacAGTACATATGATCATACATATTCTAAAGATAACTACATGTCTAAAGAAGAGATGGATTCAATTATTAATGaggttttaaaaatattaccaGAGAATATTAAATATCACTATGAAAATTACCCTTTTGAGAATCTTAAATCATTCAAAagtaaaaaacaaaagaaatatattggaggtataaaaaataacaaaccAATAAATATACATGAGGAGGAATTAAGTATGGTGCGTTATCCAAATTTACAAAGCGTAGCTCATTCATTACcaaaagatgaaaaatatagaGATAATGTAATACATGCTATTAAAGTTTTAGAAAGATCAAAACATTGGGATCATCAAAGTAAAATTAAAGCAATCAATACATTAATCCAGGTCTGGAATAGTATGAATTCTAGTGACTATTATGAAAACATGTTAGACAAATCTTTACCagtattatatacaaaaaatcttctcagaaaaacaaaaaccaGAAAAGATACTTATAATAAAGGTTTAACCTATATACAATCCTTAACAACGCAAAAGCCCCTAGCCATGCgccttaaaaaaaattagtacACGTaaggaagaaaaataaataaattaataaattaataaatgattATGTAAATGTGATAAATGGTAAGGACACGCGAAATATAATatgcaatatatatatgatatgtaatatatatgatatgcaatatatatatgatatgtaatatatatgatatgcaatatatatatgatatgtaATATACATGATATGcaagatatatatgatatgtaATATACATGATATgcaagatatatattttacttaaTTTTACTTAATAATGCCAAAGatattttcaaatatatataatcagcTAAACGCATCataattaatacatatactatattaaaatataaatataaatatatatatatatatatatatatatataacatttttatatctatttttttttttttttttttttatttttttttttttttaagtataaaaaattatatgtctTTTGTTATTCCTTTTTCATAtgctcaaaaaaaaaaaataaaattataaataaaaaaaaaaaaaaaaaaaaacacaaaattaaatactatatattaaaattgcAAGCATAttgtaatttttcttttaatatatgcatatttatataatttataattttttaaaaaccttattctttttaagatcttaattataataatatataatatgtaaaaaaatatatgttattatattatatatatatataatatatacaatcttttattataatacaaaaaaagcATCGTCTTAaactatataaaaaatatataatatatataaacataatatatttttttttttcttttttttttcatgtttaatgaaaatataacttgaaaaaaattaaaataatgtgatacatatattttgttaattaaacaatagaaagaaaaaaaaaaaaaaaaaaaaaaaaaaaaaaaaaaaaaagttcaaGAGcatcattaaaaatatacattaaataaaaatacatacaatattattatatatatatatatatatatatgttttataaaaaatgtttaaaaaaaaaaaattaaaaaatgtataaattatacatatatatgttttatatatactatatattactacatacataatatatatatattaatatatttttttttttttttttaatcaaaCCCTCAAATTCCGTGCATACATCAAAAGActacatattatattcctttaattttataaa contains:
- a CDS encoding RAP protein, putative, which produces MSFTITNIVSRRYIIYPLTKCKRRYSCTYNIKRYMNEEGERKISLHTAPIFDVEEVMNKEKLLYVIKNIQIVDLKEKNILNNISNLLKKYINEYTIEEIYTIIHIFCKLKFTKYSLYNNFIKIIMNKKPKIDSRMLTQILIDLHKLSSLDINVLTFFTQYYIKKETDQFSLFDLSMILYIFNKYNYNHIETVDNISKTISQYFLPYIDQDKGVLTTILLSISTLNLNYQFYLDVMKKHVYKKYEHFEVKYLCNILYSILLRLVNTLHKDDILNIMLNDIMYILLNNINKLKNEELKQLHISLYYLKDMKEEKYEEARKIIEKKNIKDTVTTSKIQQQIAKLFKEIGLNVEKEFLIGPYVLDFALKKKKICIEVNGFTHYYNFNGKINAKTTLKYYILNKLKWKVLTIEYMDWKNKSKEDKIKYLETNVLEKIM